The Candidatus Bathyarchaeia archaeon genomic sequence GAGGATCAATGCCAAAAGAACTGCGTCCTCGGGAGAAAAGGCGACCCGGTTCAGGTTGGCAGGCTAGAAAGGTTCCTCGCAGATTGGGAGCTGAGTCACGGCGTTGAAGTGCCGGAGAAGCCGCCGTCCACCGGTAAGCGCGTGGCTGTTATAGGCGCTGGACCAGCTGGACTGACGGCTGCAGCAGACCTCGCCAAACTGGGGCATGAAGTCATCGTTTTCGAGGCCCTTCACGAGCCGGGGGGCGTTTTAATGTACGGTATTCCAGAGTTCAGGCTTCCTAAGCGCATCGTTCAGGCGGAGGTCAACTACGTGAGGAGGCTTGGCGTCACGATAGAAACGGATGCTTTAATTGGCAGACTTTACACTATTCAGGAGCTTCTCAACGACCATGGTTTTGACGCGGTGTTCATTGGAACTGGCGCGGGCCCACCAATGTTTATGAGGATACCGGGCGAGAACCTTTGCGGCATATATAGCGCAAATGAGTTTCTTATACGCGTCAACTTAATGAAGGCATACCTGTTTCCAGAATGGGATACTCCAATTAAGATTGGAGAGAAGGTGGCGGTTATTGGGGCTGGAAACGTAGCTATGGATGCTTCAAGAAGCGCTTTAAGGCTTGGGGCAAGAGAGGTTCACATAGTTTATAGGCGGTCTAGGGCTGAAATGCCGGCTAGAAAGGAGGAGGTTGAGAACGCTGAGGAGGAGGGCATAATATTTGATTTCTTAACGTTGCCAGTGGCTTATCATGGGGATGAGGAGGGATGGGTTAGGAAAATGGAGTGCGTGAAAATGAAGCTTTCTGAGCCGGATGAATCCGGCAGGCGTAGACCTGTTCCAATAGAAGGCTCAAACTTTCTGATGGA encodes the following:
- the gltA gene encoding NADPH-dependent glutamate synthase — translated: MSGWNRFKAVPMPKQPPEERIRNFNEVALGYSEEQAILEAERCLQCQNPQCVPGCPVEIDIPAFIKLLREGEFREAIRKIKEKNNLPAICGRVCPQEDQCQKNCVLGRKGDPVQVGRLERFLADWELSHGVEVPEKPPSTGKRVAVIGAGPAGLTAAADLAKLGHEVIVFEALHEPGGVLMYGIPEFRLPKRIVQAEVNYVRRLGVTIETDALIGRLYTIQELLNDHGFDAVFIGTGAGPPMFMRIPGENLCGIYSANEFLIRVNLMKAYLFPEWDTPIKIGEKVAVIGAGNVAMDASRSALRLGAREVHIVYRRSRAEMPARKEEVENAEEEGIIFDFLTLPVAYHGDEEGWVRKMECVKMKLSEPDESGRRRPVPIEGSNFLMDVDTVIVAIGRRPNPLIQQTTPGLKVAEDGTIIVDENMRSSIEGVYAGGDIVTGEATVISAMGAGKKAARSIHRYLMNKMNK